A segment of the Streptomyces pactum genome:
ACCTCGGCGCGTTACGGGACCGCTGCACCCGCGTGGTGCGGCGGTCCTTCGCGTGCCAGCAGGACTTGTGCCAGTGCCGGCGCTCGTCGACGCCCGAGTGCGCGGGCCAGGCCACCACGTGCGGGACACCGTCCGGAATGAGCTGGTCGCAGCCCGGGCAGCGGTACGACTTCCCCTGCGCGCTCGCGCCCGCCACGTGCCGTACGCTCCAGTCGTCGCCCTGCCAGCTCTCCGACGACTGCCAGCCGCCGTAGCGGGCGGAGCCGTCGTCCTCGGCGCTCCGGCCGGACGAACCGGCTCCCTTGGGTCGGTTGCGACGCGGGGACACAGGACACCTCACGGAGCTATACAGGGAATACGGCTGGCGTCCAGCCTACGCGGCACGGACTGGGGTACACGTACGCCGCCGACCGCCGCGACGCGTCCGTGCGGAGCTGTCGCGGGGCCGTCGAGGCCCCTCCACAACGGCCGATTCTGCAGACAATCCGCAAATCCCTCCGCCCAACCGTGACCTCGGCACGTGTCAGACGGTTATGCCCGGTGGGGGAGCTCCGTGTCGGAGCCGAGGAAGCAGGAAAGCGATGCGCGTAGGAAGTTTCGTGTTGGGCGCCCAGTTCCCGGGCCAGGGCCAGGGAGAGGCGCTGCACCGCGCGGTCCGCTCGGCCGAGGTCGCCGAGGAGGCGGGGCTCGACGCGGTCTGGCTGGCCGAGCACCACTTCGTGCCGTACGGCACATGTCCGTCGGCCGTCACGCTGGCCGCGCTGCTGCTGGGCCGTACCCGTCGCATCCGGGTGGGCACCGCGGTCAGCGTGCTGCCCACCGTCCACCCGGTGACGCTCGGCGAGCAGGCCGCGCTGCTGCACGTCACCAGCGGCGGCCGGTTCTCTCTGGGTGTGGGCCGGGGTGGTCCGTGGGTGGACCTGGAGGTGTTCGGCGCGGGCCTGGAGGCGTACGAGAAGGGCTTCCCCGAGTCACTCGATCTGCTGGTGCGCTGGCTGCGCGAACCGGCCGTCGGCGCCTCGGGCGAACGCTTCCGGTTCCGCGAGGTGCCCGTCGTCCCGCGCCCGTCGGAGTCCCTCACGGAGGGCGCGGGCCCCGAGGTCGTCGTCGCCTGCACCTCCCCGGCGAGCGTGCGCATGGCGGCCGAGCGCGGGCTGCCGATGCTGCTCGGGATGCACGCCGGGGACGAGGAGAAGGCCGAGATGGTCGCCCTGTGGCGGCAGCACGCCCGCGCGGCCGGACACCCGGCGGCACAGATCCACGGCGCGGCCCATGTCTCGGCCGGCGTCTGCCAGATCGCGGACCGGCGCGTCGACGCGGCGGAGACCCTGCTCAAGGCGATGCCGGGCTGGCTGCGCCAGGGGCTGGGGGCCCATGTCACGGTGGACGGCCGCACCCGGCGGATGCGCGACCCGCACGCGTACACCGAACTGCTCTGCGGACTGCACCCGGTGGGGTCGCCCCGGCTCTGCGCGGACCGGCTCGCGGCGACCGGCGAGCGGACCGGCATCAGCCGCTTCGCCCTGCTCGTCGAGGGGTCCGGTGACCTCGCGGCGACCGAGGAGAACGTACGGCGGCTCGGGTCCGAGGTACTCCCCCAACTCCGCTGAGCAGGTGGGCGGGAGCTTGCCGCTCCGGTACAGAACTGCACCTCCCGCGTACGGAACGGCAAGCGGACGACCGTGAGGTCAGCAGTCGCGGAACTCGGGCGACTGGTTCAGGACCTGGCTGCGCACCGAGGTGAAGCGGGTCAGCTTCTCGTCGACGGAGGAGTCCAACGGGAACACCGCCACCCGGTGGCAGTTCTGGAAAGCCAGCCGCACACCGAAGTGCCGCTGCAGTGCACCGCGTATGGCGTCACTCGCGAGCGCACGCAGTAGCTGACCGCGCGCCTGCTCGTCCGGCGGGGGCGTCTGGTTGTCGGCGAACGCTCCGCCGTCGACCTTCAGCTGTGCCACCAGGGAGCTGACCATCTCCCACGCGTAAGGCAGGGAAGTCCGGACGCAGTCGACGAAGGCTGCTTCGTCGACCTCGCCTCGCTCGGCCTGTTCGAGTAGGGCCGGTGAGACGTCGAGCGACATGGGTTCTCCTCTCGCACCCCCGACTGGCAGGGGTTGCCGGACAGTTGAGGGGAGGGCGATTGTGAACACGCTGCGTACACACCTCGCGACCTCCCGTTCAATACCGTAAGCAACCGATCGTGACCGCACCAGGAGAATGCCCAGATGGGCACCATCCCGTAGGCACACAATCGGCCAGTGCGTAAGGTGGGGCCAATGGGAGAAGTGGGACAGCGTCCGGAGCCGTCCCGGCACGGGCGAATCGCGTAGGGCCGGGGGCGTCGAGTAGCGTTGCCGACCATGCGTCTCGTCATTGCCCGCTGCTCCGTCGACTACGCCGGACGGCTCACCGCCCACCTGCCCTCGGCCCCCCGGCTGATCCTGGTCAAGGCGGACGGCAGCGTCTCGATCCACGCCGACGACCGGGCCTACAAGCCCCTCAACTGGATGTCGCCGCCCTGCACCCTGAAGGAGGGCACGGGCGAGGAGGAGGGCGTCTGGACCGTCGTCAACAAGGCGGGCGAGAAGCTCATCATCACGATGGAGGAGATCCTCCACGACTCCTCGCACGAACTGGGCGTGGACCCCGGCCTGATCAAGGACGGCGTGGAAGCGCACCTCCAGGAGCTGCTCGCCGACCGTATCGAGACCCTCGGCGAGGGCTACACCCTCATCCGCCGCGAGTACATGACCGCCATCGGCCCCGTCGACATCCTGTGCCGGGACGCCGAGGGCCGGACCGTCGCGG
Coding sequences within it:
- the nucS gene encoding endonuclease NucS, translated to MRLVIARCSVDYAGRLTAHLPSAPRLILVKADGSVSIHADDRAYKPLNWMSPPCTLKEGTGEEEGVWTVVNKAGEKLIITMEEILHDSSHELGVDPGLIKDGVEAHLQELLADRIETLGEGYTLIRREYMTAIGPVDILCRDAEGRTVAVEIKRRGEIDGVEQLTRYLELLNRDPHLAPVRGVFAAQEIKPQARVLATDRGIGCQVLDYNAMRGIEDDKLRLF
- a CDS encoding LLM class flavin-dependent oxidoreductase yields the protein MRVGSFVLGAQFPGQGQGEALHRAVRSAEVAEEAGLDAVWLAEHHFVPYGTCPSAVTLAALLLGRTRRIRVGTAVSVLPTVHPVTLGEQAALLHVTSGGRFSLGVGRGGPWVDLEVFGAGLEAYEKGFPESLDLLVRWLREPAVGASGERFRFREVPVVPRPSESLTEGAGPEVVVACTSPASVRMAAERGLPMLLGMHAGDEEKAEMVALWRQHARAAGHPAAQIHGAAHVSAGVCQIADRRVDAAETLLKAMPGWLRQGLGAHVTVDGRTRRMRDPHAYTELLCGLHPVGSPRLCADRLAATGERTGISRFALLVEGSGDLAATEENVRRLGSEVLPQLR
- a CDS encoding SCO5389 family protein, with amino-acid sequence MSLDVSPALLEQAERGEVDEAAFVDCVRTSLPYAWEMVSSLVAQLKVDGGAFADNQTPPPDEQARGQLLRALASDAIRGALQRHFGVRLAFQNCHRVAVFPLDSSVDEKLTRFTSVRSQVLNQSPEFRDC